In Longimicrobiaceae bacterium, the genomic stretch CGCGCTCCGTGAACTCCGCCGTGATGCACGGGTTCTCGCGCGCGGCGGCCCGCGGGATGGCGGCGTCGGGGAGGAAGGGGTCGTCGGTGGAGTGCAGCAGCAGCGTGGGGACGCGGATCCCGGCCAGGTAGAACGCCGAGCTGGAGGAGGCGTAGTAGTCGTCCGCGTCGCGGAAGCCGTGCAGCGGCGCCGTGGCTGCGTCGTCGAACTCGCGGAAGGTGCGCGCCGCCAGCACCCGCGCGGGGTCCACCACGTCGCCGATCAGCGGGCGCTTCTGCCGGTACTTTTCGCGCAGGGTGCGGAGGAAGCGGGCGGTGTAGACGCGGCCCATCCCCCGCTCCATGTTCCGGGCGCCGGCCGCGAGGTCGAAGGGGACTGACACCGCCACGGCTGCCCGGGGAAGCGCCGCCGCCCCGCTCTCGCCCAGGTACTTGAGGAGCACGTTCCCGCCCAGCGAGAAGCCGACCGCCGCGAGCGGCGCCCGCGGATGCCGCTCCGCCAGCATCCGCAGGACGAAGCCCAGGTCCCCGGTCTCCCCGGAGTGGTAGAAGCGCGCGAGCCGGTTGGGCTCGCCGCCGCAGGTGCGGAAGTTCAGGGCGACCGCGCGGATCCCCCGCCCCGCGAGCTCGCGCAGGGTCTGCAGGACGTACCCGGACTGCGAGCACCCCTCCAGCCCGTGCAGGATCACCGCGGCCGGCGCTCCGGCGTCGTCCCAGGAGACGCCGGGGAGCTCCGCGAAGTCCAGGTCAAGGAAGTCGCCGTCCGGGGTCTCCACCCGCTCACGGCGGAAGGGGATCGGCTCGCGGGGGCGGAGGTACCTGCCGCCGATGGTCTGTGCGTGCGGGTTCCCCAGCCCCGGCGCGGGGCGGAAGGGGCGAACCGAGTAGGGCTTTCCGTCCATCGCAGTCGTTCCGTACGTCTCGCGCGGCGCTCCGGCCGCGGCTACCTTTGCGTGCGTGCCGCCGTCTCCGTCCGCACCCCGGTACACTCCGGTGCGGCGCTCCGTGCCCTCTCCTGCACCGCCATGTGGCTCCTCCCCGCCCTCTCCCGCCTGTCGTCGCTGGCGCTCCACACCTTCTACCGGCTGGAGGTGGGCGGCGAGCGCGTCCCGCCCCGCGGCCCCGTGCTCCTGGTGGCCAACCACCCCAACTCCCTCCTGGACCCCGCCGCGGTCGC encodes the following:
- a CDS encoding hydrolase; protein product: MDGKPYSVRPFRPAPGLGNPHAQTIGGRYLRPREPIPFRRERVETPDGDFLDLDFAELPGVSWDDAGAPAAVILHGLEGCSQSGYVLQTLRELAGRGIRAVALNFRTCGGEPNRLARFYHSGETGDLGFVLRMLAERHPRAPLAAVGFSLGGNVLLKYLGESGAAALPRAAVAVSVPFDLAAGARNMERGMGRVYTARFLRTLREKYRQKRPLIGDVVDPARVLAARTFREFDDAATAPLHGFRDADDYYASSSSAFYLAGIRVPTLLLHSTDDPFLPDAAIPRAAARENPCITAEFTERGGHVGFVAGTPWAPEFWAEAEAARFLGEHLEG